The following coding sequences are from one Musa acuminata AAA Group cultivar baxijiao chromosome BXJ2-4, Cavendish_Baxijiao_AAA, whole genome shotgun sequence window:
- the LOC135610119 gene encoding E3 ubiquitin-protein ligase RGLG4-like isoform X2, whose product MGNVLTRARVILRRRSPVQRQSQPSMRRSSRDPSERQGTTTRPAASGPSTDHRSLDRRRSQLIQKYAFIPDNYTSVDQVTAALREAGLESSNLILGIDFTKSNEWTGKLSFDGQSLHKIGGRSNPYEQAITIIGKVLAPFDEDNLIPCFGFGDHTTHDREVFSFHPDQSPCHGFNEVLACYRKIVPHLRLAGPTSFAPIVEAAVDIVERSRGQYHVLVIIADGQVTRNVDINDGDLSPQEKKTIDSIVMASAYPLSIVLVGVGDGPWDDMKKFDDRIPARDFDNFQFVNFTAIMGKNANAAEKEAAFALAALMEVPIQYKATLELGILGRVTGKAKRVVPRPPPLPVAQRQSSSRPARSSSERNSDDQNQICPICLTNKKDLAFGCGHMCCRECGQNLSRCPICRATITSRLRLYS is encoded by the exons ATGGGCAATGTGTTGACCCGAGCTCGAGTTATACTTCGCCGCCGGTCGCCTGTGCAACGTCAGAGTCAGCCCAGTATGAGGCGAAGTTCCCGGGACCCATCGGAGAGGCAGGGGACCACCACGAGACCTGCTGCCTCCGGGCCATCCACCGACCACCGAAGCCTCGATCGTAGGAGAAGTCAACTTATCCAGAAGTACGCCTTCATCCCTGACAACTACACCTCGGTCGACCAG GTCACCGCTGCCTTGAGAGAAGCAGGTCTGGAGTCGTCGAATCTGATACTTGGGATCGATTTCACCAAAAGCAACGAGTGGACAG GGAAACTTTCTTTCGACGGCCAGAGCTTGCACAAGATCGGCGGCAGGTCGAATCCTTACGAGCAAGCGATCACCATAATCGGGAAGGTGTTGGCTCCGTTCGACGAAGACAATTTGATTCCTTGCTTCGGGTTCGGCGACC ACACCACTCATGATCGGGAGGTGTTCAGCTTCCATCCCGATCAATCTCCTTGCCATGGATTCAACGAAGTGTTGGCTTGCTACAGGAAGATAGTTCCACACTTGAGACTCGCAG GACCGACCTCCTTTGCGCCCATCGTGGAAGCCGCCGTCGACATCGTGGAGCGAAGTCGAGGACAATACCATGTGTTGGTCATCATTGCAGACGGCCAG GTCACCAGAAACGTGGACATAAACGACGGGGATCTCAGCCCACAAGAGAAGAAAACCATCGACTCAATTGTGATGGCAAG CGCTTATCCATTATCCATTGTGCTTGTTGGAGTTGGCGATGGACCTTGGGATGACATGAAGAAGTTCGATGACAGGATTCCGGCACGCGATTTCGACAACTTTCAG TTTGTTAACTTCACTGCTATCATGGGCAAAAATGCAAACGCAGCAGAGAAGGAAGCAGCCTTTGCTCTTGCTGCTCTGATGGAGGTCCCCATTCAATACAAAGCAACGCTGGAGCTTGGCATTCTTGG GCGGGTGACAGGGAAGGCCAAGCGAGTTGTGCCACGGCCTCCCCCATTACCAGTCGCCCAAAGACAGAGTTCCTCGAGGCCTGCACGAAGCAGCTCAGAAAGAAACAGCGATGACCAGAACCAG ATTTGCCCGATTTGCTTGACCAATAAGAAGGACTTGGCCTTTGGTTGTGGCCACATG tgTTGCAGAGAGTGTGGTCAGAACTTGAGCAGATGCCCGATCTGCAGAGCAACCATAACGTCGCGCCTGAGGTTGTACTCCTGA